Proteins from one Gossypium raimondii isolate GPD5lz chromosome 8, ASM2569854v1, whole genome shotgun sequence genomic window:
- the LOC105793447 gene encoding uncharacterized protein LOC105793447 yields the protein MENEFLDKAENNAVVQTWSERTQLEKGDSVTEGYTSELWDFTCINVTQNNLQDLKEIWAQWDDEVKQLFYYNYGDLPYLLDIKVDEHLFRALVQFWNSAYSFFTFGEVDLVPTVEEYTALLCCPRIQVDKVYARTANVLPFTKKLAKITGMSEQWVTARTKQKGENKCIPWRSLRDQISAHPDTKKKVDVLALSIYGQVIFPKALGHIDDTVTNLFNKLDRGVTPIPAILAETFRSLSACRRAGEGRFIGCAQLLLAWFHSHFWKVDKVSYKVFSERYSPLKELAATPRRDDISGERWMAILQNLRDEDVEWKAPWMVPDEILYRCGDFDWVPLLGIWGAVGYTPLLVLRQYRSRQFIPAMQGLAECEFSYGDNNYKGKIREMSNAWKQTHRMKRFTFGAMITPEYHGWRSKRINDNIPEPSHEGSQLMEEHLRVIPSELEILKQDFERRNAELEKQIE from the coding sequence ATGGAaaacgaatttcttgataaGGCTGAAAATAATGCGGTTGTCCAAACATGGTCAGAAAGAACGCAACTTGAGAAAGGTGATAGTGTAACGGAGGGGTATACatcagaattatgggacttCACTTGTATCAACGTAACTCAGAATAATCTCCAAGACTTGAAAGAAATCTGGGCTCAGTGGGATGACGAGGTCAAACAATTGTTTTACTATAATTATGGTGATTTGCCCTACTTGCTCGACATCAAAGTGGACGAGCATTTATTTCGAGCTCTGGTCCAATTTTGGAATTCTGCTTATAGCTTTTTCACCTTTGGGGAAGTAGACTTGGTGCCTACCGTGGAGGAGTATACAGCTTTGCTTTGTTGTCCAAGAATCCAAGTAGATAAAGTTTATGCTAGAACTGCCAATGTTCTCCCTTTTACAAAGAAGTTAGCAAAGATCACTGGAATGAGCGAGCAATGGGTTACGGCACGAACCAAgcaaaaaggagaaaataaatGTATCCCTTGGAGAAGTTTGCGAGATCAGATTTCGGCACACCCTGATACAAAGAAGAAAGTCGATGTCCTCGCCTTGAGTATCTATGGGCAGGTTATTTTCCCCAAAGCGTTAGGACATATTGATGACACAGTTACAAATTTGTTCAATAAGCTTGACAGGGGGGTTACACCTATCCCAGCAATTCTGGCCGAAACGTTCAGATCTTTAAGTGCATGCCGAAGAGCGGGCGAAGGAAGATTCATTGGTTGTGCACAGCTCCTGTTAGCTTGGTTCCACAGCCACTTCTGGAAGGTGGATAAGGTTTCTTACAAAGTATTCTCTGAAAGGTATTCTCCTTTGAAAGAATTAGCAGCGACGCCAAGACGTGACGATATTTCTGGAGAAAGGTGGATGGCGATCCTTCAAAATCTCCGAGATGAAGATGTTGAATGGAAAGCTCCTTGGATGGTGCCTGACGAGATTTTATATCGATGTGGAGACTTCGATTGGGTTCCTTTACTCGGAATTTGGGGAGCCGTTGGATATACCCCTCTGCTCGTATTAAGACAGTATAGATCAAGGCAGTTCATACCGGCAATGCAAGGACTGGCCGAATGTGAGTTTTCTTATGGAGATAATAACTACAAGGGAAAGATTCGAGAAATGTCCAACGCTTGGAAGCAAACTCACCGGATGAAAAGATTTACCTTTGGGGCAATGATAACTCCTGAATATCATGGGTGGCGAAGTAAGAGAATTAACGACAATATTCCTGAACCAAGTCACGAAGGTAGTCAGTTAATGGAGGAGCATTTACGGGTCATCCCTTCTGAACTGGAAATATTAAAGCAAGactttgaaagaagaaatgcaGAATTAGAAAAGCAGATAGAGTga
- the LOC105792412 gene encoding heavy metal-associated isoprenylated plant protein 3, with protein MGEKKNGNKQGGGDGKMKEKSSSTSVFKPDQQKNQDSDNKSDKKPKKAPVRTADLKVQFGCQCNGCFDRISKIVSETKGVREFKVDRQKEMVRVKGTMDIKALAKALKDKLKKHVEIVAPKKEKDGKEGGDGGKKKNKGGGEDGGNEANGGKMEGKGTEFYFYSIYKLLLIFVICGIIYCVTPIE; from the exons ATGGGAGAG AAAAAGAACGGAAACAAGCAAGGAGGAGGGGATGggaaaatgaaggaaaagaGTTCTTCAACCTCTGTTTTCAAACCTGACCAACAGAAAAACCAGGATTCTGATAATAAATCAGacaaaaaacccaaaaag GCCCCGGTAAGGACGGCGGATTTGAAGGTGCAATTTGGATGCCAGTGTAATGGATGCTTTGATAGGATTAGCAAAATTGTCTCTGAAACCAAAG GTGTCCGAGAGTTCAAAGTAGACAGGCAGAAGGAGATGGTCAGAGTTAAAGGGACTATGGATATTAAGGCCTTGGCTAAGGCTTTGAAGGACAAGCTGAAGAAGCATGTTGAGATTGTAGCTCCTAAGAAAGAGAAGGATGGCAAGGAGGGCGGCGACGgagggaagaagaagaacaaaggTGGTGGTGAAGATGGTGGGAACGAAGCTAATGGTGGCAAGATGGAAGGGAAGGGAACGGAGTTCTATTTTTATTCGATTtataaattacttttaatttttgtgatatGTGGAATAATTTATTGCGTAACACcaattgaataa
- the LOC105792411 gene encoding heavy metal-associated isoprenylated plant protein 3, with translation MGEKKNGNKQGGGDGKMKEKSSSTSVFKFECLCDGCASKILKCINHFEGVETVKPEMSSNKVTVIGTADPTAIKEKLDKKTKKKVELISSQPKKDDNKEEKKEKKPDQQKNQDSDNKSDKKPKEAPVTTADLKVQLKCQCDGCFDRIRKIVSETKGVQELKVDRQKEMVTVKGTMDVKALAEALKDKLKKHVEIVAPKKEKDGNKEGGDGGKKKNKGGGEDGGNEANGGKMEGNRMEFMLPPQFGHMPGYIPGYPGYGHPAYAYGNPYPHPHGHGYPGYVPGYPVSVNPPHQMFNDENTNACAIM, from the exons ATGGGAGAG AAAAAGAACGGAAACAAGCAAGGAGGAGGGGATGggaaaatgaaggaaaagaGTTCTTCAACCTCTGTTTTCAAATTTGAGTGTCTCTGTGATGGTTGTGCTTCCAAAATCCTCAAATGCATTAATCACTTTGAAG GGGTGGAGACGGTGAAACCAGAGATGAGCTCAAACAAAGTGACGGTGATAGGAACTGCGGATCCCACTGCCATTAAAGAGAAACTCGACAAGAAAACGAAGAAGAAAGTTGAGCTCATTTCTTCTCAACCCAAGAAAGATGATaacaaagaggaaaaaaaagagaaaaaacctGACCAACAGAAAAACCAGGATTCTGATAATAAATCAGACAAAAAACCCAAAGAG GCCCCGGTAACGACTGCGGATTTGAAGGTGCAATTGAAATGCCAGTGTGATGGATGCTTTGATAGGATTCGCAAAATTGTCTCTGAAACCAAAG GTGTCCAAGAGTTGAAAGTAGACAGGCAGAAGGAGATGGTCACAGTTAAGGGGACTATGGATGTTAAGGCCTTGGCTGAGGCTTTGAAGGACAAGCTGAAGAAGCATGTTGAGATTGTAGCTCCTAAGAAAGAGAAGGATGGCAACAAGGAGGGCGGCGACGgagggaagaagaagaacaaggGTGGTGGTGAAGATGGTGGGAACGAAGCTAATGGTGGCAAGATGGAAGGGAACCGAATGGAGTTCATGCTTCCACCCCAATTTGGACACATGCCTGGTTACATTCCGGGTTATCCCGGATACGGGCACCCAGCTTACGCGTATGGAAACCCGTATCCGCACCCACACGGGCATGGTTACCCCGGGTATGTGCCAGGTTACCCGGTGTCTGTTAATCCACCTCACCAGATGTTTAACGATGAGAACACCAATGCTTGTGCTATCATGTAA